A window from Primulina eburnea isolate SZY01 chromosome 2, ASM2296580v1, whole genome shotgun sequence encodes these proteins:
- the LOC140822941 gene encoding magnesium transporter MRS2-1-like: MSDLKQRLLPPKPASAINLRDSSSRSSGRLPFQGVDVSGLKKRGQGLRSWIHVDISGNSQVIEIDKFGMMRRCDLPARDLRLLDPLFVYPSTILGREKAIVVNLEQIRCIITADEIFLLNSLDSYVLQYVVELQRRLQASGVGGVWQSEGLELSRRRGNRNFDNTFENTSADYLPFEFRALEVALEAACTFLDSQAAELEIEAYPLLDELTSKISTLNLERVRRLKSRLVALTRRVQKVRDEIEQLMDDDGDMAEMYLTEKKSRTESSFYCEQSLTGYRSNDGPLSVSAPVSPVSSPPDSNRKLEKCLSTRTRYESVRSSESVTESIAELEMLLEAYFVVIDSTLNKLTSLKEYIDDTEDFINIQLDNVRNQLIQFELLLTTATFVVAIFGVVAGIFGMNFAMPMFDDSAIFQWVLLITGVCGVVIFCTFLWFFKYKRLMPL, encoded by the exons ATGTCAGACCTCAAACAACGCTTGCTCCCTCCTAAACCTGCATCAGCTATAAACCTCAGAGATTCTTCATCTAGGTCCTCTGGCCGGTTACCGTTTCAAGGAGTTGATGTATCTGGCCTGAAAAAGCGTGGGCAAGGCCTTAGATCATGGATACATGTTGATATATCTGGGAATTCTCAAGTGATTGAGATTGACAAGTTTGGTATGATGCGGCGTTGTGATCTTCCAGCACGTGACCTAAGACTACTAGATCCCTTATTTGTTTACCCCTCGACTATTCTTGGTAGAGAGAAGGCGATTGTTGTAAATCTCGAGCAGATTCGGTGTATCATCACAGCAGATGAAATTTTTCTCTTAAATTCTCTCGACAGTTACGTACTGCAATATGTGGTGGAGTTGCAGAGACGATTGCAAGCTTCAGGAGTCGGAGGAGTTTGGCAATCTGAAGGTCTTGAATTGAGCAGAAGAAGAGGAAATAGAAATTTTGATAATACCTTTGAAAACACATCTGCTGATTATTTGCCCTTTGAATTCAGAGCTCTAGAAGTTGCTTTGGAGGCGGCCTGCACTTTTTTGGATTCTCAG GCAGCAGAGTTAGAGATTGAAGCTTATCCACTGTTGGATGAGCTAACATCGAAGATCAGTACTCTGAATTTGGAAAGGGTTCGTCGACTGAAAAGCAGACTTGTTGCATTGACTCGTAGAGTTCAGAAG GTTAGGGATGAAATAGAGCAGCTAATGGATGATGATGGTGACATGGCTGAAATGTATCTTACTGAGAAGAAAAGTCGCACGGAATCATCTTTTTATTGTGAACAATCTTTGACGGGATACAGATCAAATGATGGCCCATTGTCTGTTTCTGCTCCCGTTTCTCCTGTTTCTTCACCACCTGACAGTAATAGGAAGCTTGAGAAATGTCTTAGCACGAGGACAAGATATGAGAGTGTGAGGAGCTCAGAAAGTGTCACAGAGAGTATAGCAGAGCTTGAAATGCTGTTGGAGGCATACTTCGTTGTGATTGATAGCACCCTCAACAAATTAACTTCG CTGAAGGAGTACATAGATGATACTGAAGATTTCATAAACATACAGCTG GATAATGTTCGAAACCAGCTTATACAGTTCGAGCTGTTGCTGACTACTGCAACTTTCGTTGTCGCGATATTTGGTGTGGTCGCGGGGATATTTGGCATGAATTTTGcaatgccaatgttcgacgacTCGGCTATATTCCAGTGGGTCCTGTTAATCACAGGAGTTTGCGGAGTTGTCATTTTTTGTACTTTTTTGTGGTTTTTCAAGTATAAAAGACTGATGCCGCTGTAG